A single window of Solanum dulcamara chromosome 5, daSolDulc1.2, whole genome shotgun sequence DNA harbors:
- the LOC129888332 gene encoding uncharacterized protein LOC129888332: MESVHGLKQSTKNQRILVSPGSDSSWEGYDEVRSKHRNDPTVMNKLREKLKSKATVKHAPKEIDNKIEGVTTRPNLPKGMKYVIKKIPSHPLRFGTAYRANFLDDFESSIGGDIVVRRPWMVVLAITTIQKKLGETSLQTKEN; the protein is encoded by the exons atggaatccgttcatggtctcaaacagtccactaaaaatcaacgaattcttgtttctcctggttctgattcgtcttgggaaggttacgacgaagttagatccaaacatcgtaacgatccaacagtgatgaataagctacgtgagaaattgaagtcgaaagctacagttaaacatgcacccaaagaaatagacaacaagattgaaggggttacaacacgccctaatctcccaaag ggaatgaaatacgtcatcaagaagatcccgtcccacccattgagattcggaacggcatatagggctaattttcttgatgattttgaatcatcaataggtggaGATATTGTTGTCagaaggccatggatggttgtgttagcgataacgacgatccaaaaaaaACTAGGAGAGACATCTCTCCAAACCAAGGAGAACTGA